The stretch of DNA CATATTTATTGTTATAAATGTAATTACATGTATTAAACTACTAAATTTGGATGTGGGTATTATGCTAGTGAAGGAACTGACATATAGTGAATTAAAAGCTGCCATCGAGGTTCTTCGTAAAGAAATGATTCATTGCGGTCTAACTAACGGTCTTACAAACGAGAGAACCGTTCAAATCAGCCAATTATTAGATAATCATATTGCCCAATACCATTCCTTAAAAAATCAATAGTACTCAGGAGGACTGCATACAAAAGTCCTCCCTTTTCTGTTTTAAGCTATAATTTAATATAGATGAATTGAAGAAAGGAGAATGGAAATGGATCATCTTGCAGCTAAATTTCGCAATATTCCCACTACATGTATTTCCGATGCGATGGACGGATTAAATAACCTACATCCTTCCATCAAACCACTAAAGGAAGAATACAAGCTTGTAGGAAGAGCATATACAGTCAAAATTCCTGTCGGGGATAATCTTGCAGTCCTAAAAGCTATAAACGAAGCAAAACAAGGTGATGTTTTAGTCATTGATGCAAAAGGCGACCAATATCGAGCCATTGCTGGAGACTTTGTCGTTGGAATGGCTCAAACACTTGGTATTAGTGGACTTGTTGTTGACGGGGTCATTCGTGACATTGTAGGAATTAAAGAATTGAACTTTCCTGTCTTTTGTAAGGGAACGACTGTTGCTGCAAGTGGCAAAGCCGGAGTTGGCGAAGTGAATGTTCCAATTTCCTGCGGAGGTACCGCTGTCCTTCCCGGGGATTTAATTGTTGGGGATGCAGACGGTGTCGTAGTTATTCCACAAGCCAATGAGCAAGAGGTATTAGTGAAATCACTCGAAAAATGGAGAAAAGACCAACAAAGAGAAGAAAAAATTTCCGGAAATCCAGAAGCAATTCGGAAACATTTAGCTGAATTGCTTGGTAAAGTAAAATAATTGGAGTCCCCCCTATATGAGATAAGGGGGAATTTTTATTTAGGATTCTGCTCCTGAATCAAGATTAATTTGTACCCCATTTGGGTCAATAATTTCATTTTTATTAACTAACGATAGCTTTACTTCTTTCAACATCACAGGTTCTTCTATTATACTTTGTATTTCAAGTACTTTTTTTCCAAAAAGCATCTCCAAGTCCTCCTCCAATCCCTCAATGGGCGTAGAGATGACCATTTTATCAATTTCTGCTATCTTTCCATCTCCATCTACTGCATCCAAATGTGTTTGTAATTCAATCAAAAATTGATACGGAGTTGTTATGAAGGTTCTTCTTTCTCCTAATTCCACTTTCCAGTTCAAAAGGTTAGCATTTTCACAAATTTTGCTTTTCTCTTCATTTGTCACGAGGAACCCGATATGATCAAACATTATACGTTTTCCAAAACCAAAGCTTATATTTACATTCCCTTTCTTCATTTCAATGATACGAAATATGATCCCTTGATCCCTAAATTCATCCCAGGATAACGGAGGATTAAAGGTTTGAAAAGTCCCTTTGTATTTCCCTACACGTTGATTTACTCGAAACCCCAGGTCTTCATAAAATTTCTCCATTTCCTCAAGATGTGGTGTCCAAAAATGATAATGAAAAAGCACGAACCTCTCCCCTCACCGCAAAAAAAATATTTTCTATATATGTATTATTTTAACATATTAGAAAATAATTATTCTCTCTTAGAAGATTACCAGTTTACTAAAGGACCTTCATTTTTGCCCTTTGTATCCCACCACTCACGAACCTCAAATATACCAATTACTTCATTTTTCGCCTTTTCAAATACTTCTACATTTTCGTTAGTAGAATAAGAAAAAATATAATGGGTTGGTGTCTCGCCTAATACTCGAAAAGAACTAATTTCTCCATCCTGCATTTCAACCATATAGACTTTCCCACACTGTACCTCATCCGTTGACGCTAAATTTTTCATTACCATCACCTCATATATACTATATTTTCAGTTTATCAGATTTATGGATACTAAAAGTGTAGGCAATTTGAATAATTAACGAATATGAACAGGGATAAAATCATAGGGTTACTCCAAAAGGAAAGGAAGCAGTCATTTTTCTGCTTCCTAGTTATTGTTTGAACTCTTTTTTATTAGACTATAACCTATGGAGATTATCACACTTAGAACCATACCCAAAATGAAAGTGATCCAATTAAAATATAACGTATTGGTATATTGATTATACCAGCCAAAACGGTAGATCCTCGATTCTGGGCTCTCAGGCCCTCCTCCAAGTAAGATAACCAAATTCTGAATGTATCTAACTTCCAAGAAGATGAGTACAACAAATACAACTGCCAGACAGCCAAGAAATGTAAGCCGATTTTTCACACTTATTCCGTTTATCGCTTTATCAATCCATCGGCTTAGATAATAAAGAAATATAAGGTATATTGGTACGGTTGGCATAGTAAACAGAATGGCAAAATTACCATTACCGGAATATTGTGAAGGATTCATCGTGCTGCCAGCGATTAATGCAAAACCAATAAGACTTAAAACCATAAAAATAAAACAAATAATCATAAGTTTCTTTCTCTGGTTCATTTTTCGCCTCCCCACAAACTTTACTATTCTATTTTATGCAGAGCTTAAACCGTATAATAATAAAAATAATTTGTTTCCTTCACAAAACCAATTTTTTCATAGAGTCTTTGAGCGTTAATGTTTTCTTTGCCTGTTTCAAGTAATACTCCTTTTGCCCCAGTTTCTTTTGCAAAATGAAGCGCCGTGTTGATTAGATTTTCCCCCACACCTTTGCCGCGTGCTTGTTTTTTTACATACAAATCATTGAGTACCCACGAGCGCTTCATGCTAACAGATGAAAACGACGGATAAAGCTGGACAAATCCAAGTGCCTCATTGTCTTCAAGAGCGACGAAGATTACCGACTCCTCATTAACTATTCTTTCTTTCAAAAACTCTTTCGCTGCATTAAGGTCTGATGCTTGTTCGTAAAACACTCGATACAAATCAAAGAGTTCGGTTACGACTTCAAGTTCATCTATTGTAGCCTTTTGAATTAACATTTCTATTTCCCCCTATATTTACCAGAATAGTTCTATATTAATTGTAATTATCAGAAAATACCAGTCTACTAATAAGGAATTATCAGTATTTTATTTCAGTTAACAAATTTTTAAATCATAAGAAAAAGCCTTGATTGAACAAGGCTTTTTCATTTTTGTTTGAGGGCATACCTAATTCTTTACTTCTAAACAATTTAAGATAAGCATTTATTTTTTATTTATAGCCTGAAAAAACATCATTCATTGTTGAATGGTGGCTCGTCACAAGCCTCCATATCAATCATTAACTGGAGAACTTCAAAAGCCGCTAAATCCTCCATGCCCGAAGTGACCTCCCCAGCCGCCATGCCATGGATGACCGTGGTGTCCTCCCCAGCCACCATGCCATGGCTGACCATGGTGTCCTCCCCAACCGCCATGCCAACCATGGCCAGGAAATCCTCCCATGCCCATGCCGCCCATGCCTGGAAATCCTCCCATGCCCATGCCGCCCATGCCTGGAAATCCTCCCATGCCCATGCCGCCCATGCCAGGGAATCCTCCCATACTCATGCCACCCATGCCAGGGAATCCTCCCATTGCTCCTGTTCCACCCATACCTGGGAATCCACCCATTGTTCCTGCTCCACCCATGCCTGGGAATCCACCCATTGTCCCTGTTCCACCCATGCCTGGGAATCCACCCATTGTCCTCGTTTCACCAGTAAATTGCATAATATCATTCATTAGAGCAACTCTCCTTTGTGTAGGTTACAGTCTAGACTATGTTGAAATTCAAAAAAGGCATGGGCGGGTACCCTGTTTTTCTTAAACAAGGTCAACCCTAAAACCTATCTAATGGAGTATTCACGCATCCAAGCTGAAAGAGAATCTTGCCTGTTACCTCTAATGCCCCTTTCACCTGCAGTATAAGACAATGGAGGCATCAACATATCACCTGAAAAATCAATTAGATCCTCAACGCTAGGAGGATACGGGCTTTTTCTAATGTGGCTTCGAACTTTTTCCAATACTTTTTCAGAGTCCAAATATGGACCTATCTTAAACCAAAAAAGGACCATTTCATCCTTTGTCACAAAGCTTGTGTAGACCGACTCAATCAATACTAATAAATTTAAGATCTCTACCCTTGTCAATGTTTAAGCTCCTTCATTATCAGACTGGCAAAATGGTTTGTTTTATTAGTCTTAACTGAATTACCTTACAAAAAAACAAGGTCAACCGGAATTTTTCTTCCGATTGACCTTTTCTCTAGCTTTAATGAATTATTTACTAATAGCATTCGACCTAGTTAACCAATCTTTAATTAAACCTTGAACAATTTCACGTTTTTCAATATGTAACATATGACCCGCTTGATCTAATACAGCAAACGTAGCATGAGAAAATTTTTCAAAAAGATTAAAGTGATCTTTGTACCCACAGATTGAATCTTGTTTCCCTAAGATAAGGAGAGCGGGAAGTGAAACCCTATCAGCGTCCTGTAATGGTTCTTCCGAAAAATAATAGCCTTTTTCTCGCCAATTTGACAGTAAAAAATTCCGATTTGCTAATAAACGACCAGGTTGAATTTCTCTTAAAAAGATTTCAAGGTTTTCTTTATTTTGGATATTCATTAATGTTTCAAACGCTATTTTTATATCTGAATCTAGTTCCACTAATGCACCAGTATCTTGATCCTGAACTACTTTTTCAGGAAGAATTCTTTTTTCTTTTAGATGGAGTGCTGTAGCCAATAAACAAATACTTTTCACTAGGTTTGTCCTTTGGTGTAAGATTCCTTGCGCTAAATACCCACCATACGAAAAACCTATTAGAGAAAATTCTTGGTTTGGAATAATCTGATCAATAAAATCTAAGATATTTAAAAGCATGTCGTCAGAAGATGAAAAATGATCATCAATCAAACTTTGACCGTGTGCAGGGATATCGATATATATCCTTTGAAACCCTTTAATATCATTAAAAACAGGCTCTAACCAAGCCTTCATCGACCGGTAGTCAGTCCCCATCGAATGCAAAATTAGAATCGGAAAACCACTACCTGAAATTTCGTAATTAATACATCCCTTTGTAACTATGCATTTCATTCTACTCCCCTGCCCCACCCTTAAATTTACTTAAATAGATCAAATTTCCTTTTTCAATAAATTACATCCTAATTCTAGCTTATTCCAGCTGAACTATAAACAAATTGTTGTATATCTATATAGGCGTGATTTAATTAAGCAAATATTTTATTATGGGTGTAACGAAAACAGCAGCCTATCATAAAAGAGATACGCTGCTAATTCCTATTTTTCTAACCTATTTGAATATGGTAACCCCTACATAAACCCCAGCTAAAAAAATCGTACTAATGACAATCACATGCAGGACGATCCAGCCCCATTTACCATATCGAAAAGAATCTGAGCTAATTGGTTTTCTATGCTGTGATGGTACAATTTTTCCACCTAAAAGTTCAAAAAGTAAATAATATAACCACCATAAGGTATAGGAATCCCATAAATCCCATTCCGGTTCAAATTTAAAAATAATGGTATGTTTTAGTATTACTTCTCCTAGCACTCCTAAATGAACGAGTGCCCAATAAAAGGGAATTTTCCAACTCCAACTGTCAGGACTAAATCGAACTCCAAACATGGTTAACAGGGGGAAGACTGTTGAAACTAAACCAAAAGGGGTTAAGAAACCATTATGTAAAACGTTGTTTGGGAAGCTGTAAAATCCAAGATAGGTAAAGGTATAGCAAAGTAGATTAGCCGCTAATCCACTAATTAAGTAGAGAAGCCCGTACCTCTTCCAGTCAATTCTAATAAAGTATAAGCATCCAATTGCAGCTATAGCTATGGTTATTAACATACCAATTGCTTCATGACTCAAACCATTCACCTATTTCCTGGTTTTCTATGAATGACTTTTCCTGACAAATCCTTCCTATACTATTCCCTTTTAGCATGAAAATATAATAACTACACATAAAAACAAAAGGATAGAAAGGGCGAATTTAATCGCTCACTCTCTATCCTCTTTTATTACTCATCTTGACTATCTGTTTTTTCCTCTTTGTTAAACCAAAGCGGCTCATCATCATCCACATCGCCATTATAATTGATAAGAATTTCTTCTCCTGCTTTTATATCCCGATATGCATAAAAGTCAAACGTATGATTAGGAAAGTTAATTTCATAAATGGCATTAGGCTGATAAGAATGATTAAACAGCATACCATACCCTAACAATAGGGCCGTGTGGTTCTGTCCGTACTCAAAAGCATAATCAGCTAGCAATGTTTTTTCGATATGAACATGCTCCCTGTTCGGATAAGGAATAACCGGTGCCTCATGAAACAATTCACCTTTTGCTATATCCTGTGTCGCAAATACCCCTCTATTTAATTCTCCATCACTAAGTTTCGACGTCTTTACTTCAATCATTTAATCACCTATTTGTCTTTCCGAGAAGATTTTAATACTACTTACATAAGATTGCCAGTAATTCGACAAGAATGCAAATATTTTTTCTTAATTGTGGTGCCTGACCCCAAATATGCATCGTGGTTTATAAAAATACAATTTGTGCGGCGGGCGTAACTGTTATCTCATGATGAACTGTTTTTACGGTGCTTAAATGGTGGTTGTGATGCTTAATAATCATTTCTGCTGGTATAGCACCGTCTGCAGTTGTATGACCATCTGATACTAATGTTACATTGTATCCTAAGGTAACCGCTCTTCGGCATGTTGTGTCAACACAGTATTCCGTTCTTGCACCAACTACAATCAATCGAGAAACCTCTAGAGAATCTAATTCATTCTGTAGAGAAGTCTCATGAAAGGCATCCGTACTCATTTTATTAATAATCCGATCGGAGGAACGTGGAGAAATTCCGTCTACAAATCGCCAAAAAGGTGTGCCTCTTTCCAAAAAACCTCCAGCTAGTTCTTCATGTTGAATATAGAAGATCGGTATCTTTTTTGCTTCTGCGGTGGCAATTATTTCCTGAACTGTTACCATTGTTTCATCTTTCTTATATGTTCCATAAAGAGGTCCAACCTGCATGTCAATGACCAACAAAGCAGTATTCAAATTACTCATTTTTTATCACTCCTATTTTTTATAGATTGATATTTCCAAAAAACTAAAAATTCTGGCTCCACTTCTATCTTACTAGCCAATCTTGAAGGATATCTCTTAAAACATTATTTGTTTTAGTTCAATATCCTTCTCCCTCCAAATGAGAAAATTTTTTGCAGTACTTATTTCTGCAGGATCATCATAATATAGAATATACGTTCGTAAGGGGGCGAGGAGATTGTTAAATAACAATGATTCCTTAATTACAGGTGAGATGTTAAACAAGTATTACGAGCTTAATAAAAAGAAAAAAGAAATTGAAATGGAAATGAATACACTGAAGGATGCATTCCAAGCATATTTTAATAATCTGGTAGGGTGCAACCATAAAGGGGAAATTACAATTAGTGGATTCAAACTACAAAGACAGATTCGTAAAACGGAAAGATATCAAGAAGTGGACACCGTTAGAAGGCTGGAAGAATTACAGTTGCATGATCTCATCCAAGTGGTTAAGAAACCAGATGATAGTAAAATAAAATCAGCCTTTAATTTAGGATTGTTAAGTCCAAAGCAATTAGAGGGCTGCATCGTTACCACCTTCTCCCCTGCTATCTCGGTAAAACCATTGATACCGAGGTGAGAACTTCAGTATAGTCGGTCACATGGAAGTTCACTTATGAAAATTTTGTTTAAATCGGTCACGTAGAGCCACTACGTGACCGGTTTAAATTTTTCCCAATGTTTTCGGTCACATAGAACCTACATTCATAAAGATAGTTGTTAAATAATGGAGGAAATCGGTAAATGAGGGAGAATTACATATATGTAAGCACTTACTCTCAAATTGAAAGGGGAAATTTTGATGGCCAGTCAAGAAAGTCTCTTAGTAAGGCAGTATTTACAGATGTCAAAGGCAAACCAATCACCTGAAGCAAATATTGAAACAGCTAGACAAGGATTAGAAGCTTTATCCGCTTTAACCCCTGTAGGTCAAGATATTACTGTTGAAAAAGTGGAAATTGAAGGAATAGCAGCTGAATGGATAACCGCACCAAATGCAGTAGAAGACCGTGTTTTCCTTTACCTTCATGGTGGTGCCTACATAATGGGTAGCTGTAATACACACCGATACTTAGCATCAAAGCTGTCTCGCTCCACTGCCGCACGTGTACTGGTACCAGAATACAGACTCGCTCCTGAACATCCTTTTCCAGCCGCAATTGAAGATGCCGTTAGTGTCTACCGATGGCTTCTCAACTCAGGAGTATCTTCAAAAAATATCGTCATTGGTGGTGATTCAGCAGGTGGCGGACTAACATTAGCAACCCTTTTATCTCTTAAGGATGCGGGCGACCCACTGCCTGCTTTAGCTGTGCTATTATCCCCTTGGACAGACATGGAAGGCACCGGGGAATCCATGGTAACACGTGCAGAAGTGGACCCATGGTTATCACCAGATGCAACTCGTTTAACCCCAGCGTTGTATATTCGTGATCTAGATCCGCGTCATCCGCTAGTTTCACCTATATATGCTGATTTAACAGGGCTTCCTTCCCTGTTAGTCCATGTTGGAAATGATGAAATCCTGCTAAGTGATGCCGCCCGTCTAGTTGACCGAGCTCGGGCAGCGGGAGTAGAAGTCAGTTTTAAGGTATGGGATGATATGTGGCATGTTTTTCAGACGTTCGCCATCCCTGAGGGACAACAGGCAATTGAT from Bacillus sp. SLBN-46 encodes:
- a CDS encoding SET domain-containing protein, whose amino-acid sequence is MIEVKTSKLSDGELNRGVFATQDIAKGELFHEAPVIPYPNREHVHIEKTLLADYAFEYGQNHTALLLGYGMLFNHSYQPNAIYEINFPNHTFDFYAYRDIKAGEEILINYNGDVDDDEPLWFNKEEKTDSQDE
- a CDS encoding isochorismatase family protein; the encoded protein is MSNLNTALLVIDMQVGPLYGTYKKDETMVTVQEIIATAEAKKIPIFYIQHEELAGGFLERGTPFWRFVDGISPRSSDRIINKMSTDAFHETSLQNELDSLEVSRLIVVGARTEYCVDTTCRRAVTLGYNVTLVSDGHTTADGAIPAEMIIKHHNHHLSTVKTVHHEITVTPAAQIVFL
- a CDS encoding alpha/beta hydrolase; amino-acid sequence: MKCIVTKGCINYEISGSGFPILILHSMGTDYRSMKAWLEPVFNDIKGFQRIYIDIPAHGQSLIDDHFSSSDDMLLNILDFIDQIIPNQEFSLIGFSYGGYLAQGILHQRTNLVKSICLLATALHLKEKRILPEKVVQDQDTGALVELDSDIKIAFETLMNIQNKENLEIFLREIQPGRLLANRNFLLSNWREKGYYFSEEPLQDADRVSLPALLILGKQDSICGYKDHFNLFEKFSHATFAVLDQAGHMLHIEKREIVQGLIKDWLTRSNAISK
- a CDS encoding aspartyl-phosphate phosphatase Spo0E family protein; protein product: MLVKELTYSELKAAIEVLRKEMIHCGLTNGLTNERTVQISQLLDNHIAQYHSLKNQ
- a CDS encoding CBO0543 family protein, with protein sequence MNGLSHEAIGMLITIAIAAIGCLYFIRIDWKRYGLLYLISGLAANLLCYTFTYLGFYSFPNNVLHNGFLTPFGLVSTVFPLLTMFGVRFSPDSWSWKIPFYWALVHLGVLGEVILKHTIIFKFEPEWDLWDSYTLWWLYYLLFELLGGKIVPSQHRKPISSDSFRYGKWGWIVLHVIVISTIFLAGVYVGVTIFK
- a CDS encoding GNAT family N-acetyltransferase → MLIQKATIDELEVVTELFDLYRVFYEQASDLNAAKEFLKERIVNEESVIFVALEDNEALGFVQLYPSFSSVSMKRSWVLNDLYVKKQARGKGVGENLINTALHFAKETGAKGVLLETGKENINAQRLYEKIGFVKETNYFYYYTV
- a CDS encoding alpha/beta hydrolase, with translation MASQESLLVRQYLQMSKANQSPEANIETARQGLEALSALTPVGQDITVEKVEIEGIAAEWITAPNAVEDRVFLYLHGGAYIMGSCNTHRYLASKLSRSTAARVLVPEYRLAPEHPFPAAIEDAVSVYRWLLNSGVSSKNIVIGGDSAGGGLTLATLLSLKDAGDPLPALAVLLSPWTDMEGTGESMVTRAEVDPWLSPDATRLTPALYIRDLDPRHPLVSPIYADLTGLPSLLVHVGNDEILLSDAARLVDRARAAGVEVSFKVWDDMWHVFQTFAIPEGQQAIDEIGEFVTKHFE
- a CDS encoding RraA family protein, coding for MDHLAAKFRNIPTTCISDAMDGLNNLHPSIKPLKEEYKLVGRAYTVKIPVGDNLAVLKAINEAKQGDVLVIDAKGDQYRAIAGDFVVGMAQTLGISGLVVDGVIRDIVGIKELNFPVFCKGTTVAASGKAGVGEVNVPISCGGTAVLPGDLIVGDADGVVVIPQANEQEVLVKSLEKWRKDQQREEKISGNPEAIRKHLAELLGKVK